In a genomic window of Flavobacterium crassostreae:
- a CDS encoding formimidoylglutamase, giving the protein MEFDFLKPVAAPIIEKLKTLTSQQLGSKVVFHTTEQFPDISKIQLAILGVAENRGSVEASSGVDLVSVREELYSMFPGNWDASIADLGDIPAGNTVSDTYFALRKVVSKLLKNKVIPIVIGGSQDLTYALYRAYDALEQMVNLVAIDSKFDFGKEEAGELVDSYLTKMIIDAPNNLFNYCNIGYQTYYNSQEEIDLIEKLFFDGYRLGEISNNIALAEPVFRDADIVSLDLHAVKSADSGNFTNFAPNGFNGKEICALSRYAGISDKVSIFGVFNQNNQPSEGVLIAQIIWYFIEGFHYRSYEYPFGTRDNYIKYIVPIDEEVLVFYKSDKTDRWWIEIPFISNGNNKLKRNTLLPCSYDEYLGACNQELPERWWKAQRKNSV; this is encoded by the coding sequence ATGGAATTTGATTTTTTAAAGCCCGTTGCTGCCCCGATTATAGAAAAGCTAAAAACACTAACTTCGCAACAGCTAGGCAGTAAAGTTGTTTTTCATACAACAGAGCAATTTCCGGACATAAGTAAGATACAACTAGCAATACTTGGTGTAGCAGAAAATCGAGGATCAGTAGAGGCAAGCAGTGGTGTGGATTTAGTATCCGTCCGAGAAGAACTCTACAGCATGTTTCCCGGAAATTGGGATGCCTCTATTGCAGATTTGGGAGATATACCCGCCGGAAACACCGTTAGCGACACCTATTTTGCTTTGCGCAAAGTAGTGAGCAAACTGCTCAAAAACAAGGTGATTCCAATAGTGATAGGAGGATCTCAAGATTTAACCTATGCGCTTTATAGAGCCTATGATGCGTTAGAGCAAATGGTAAATCTAGTTGCCATAGACAGCAAATTTGATTTTGGAAAAGAAGAAGCCGGTGAGTTGGTAGATTCTTATTTAACAAAGATGATTATTGATGCGCCAAACAACCTTTTTAACTACTGTAATATAGGGTATCAAACGTATTATAACTCGCAAGAAGAGATTGATTTAATTGAAAAACTATTTTTTGATGGGTACCGATTAGGAGAAATTTCTAATAATATTGCTTTGGCAGAACCAGTATTTAGAGATGCCGATATTGTAAGTTTGGATTTACATGCCGTAAAATCCGCAGACTCCGGAAATTTCACCAACTTTGCTCCCAATGGTTTTAATGGCAAAGAAATTTGTGCTCTCTCCAGATACGCCGGTATAAGTGATAAAGTATCCATCTTTGGAGTGTTCAATCAAAACAACCAGCCCTCAGAAGGTGTTTTAATAGCGCAAATAATTTGGTATTTTATAGAAGGATTTCATTATAGATCTTACGAATATCCATTTGGAACCAGAGATAATTATATAAAATACATAGTGCCAATAGACGAAGAGGTTTTGGTGTTTTACAAAAGCGATAAAACAGATCGTTGGTGGATCGAAATCCCTTTTATTTCAAATGGCAACAATAAATTAAAAAGAAATACGTTATTACCTTGTTCTTACGATGAGTATTTAGGAGCTTGCAATCAAGAATTGCCTGAGAGATGGTGGAAAGCACAAAGAAAAAATAGTGTTTAA
- the topA gene encoding type I DNA topoisomerase, whose product MAKNLVIVESPAKAKTIEKFLGSDFQVESSYGHIADLPSKEIGVDVENNFKPKYEVSSDKKALVTKLKGLAKKAEMVWLASDEDREGEAISWHLFEELKLDVKKTKRIVFHEITKSAILKAIENPREIDYNLVNAQQARRVLDRLVGYELSPVLWRKIKGGLSAGRVQSVSVRLIVERERDIQNFNAVASYSVVAEFTNLAGKSFKAKLPKNFNTKKEAEDFLNKNIGSTYTVSDLETKPTKKSPTGPFTTSTLQQEAARKLYLPVGITMQLAQRLYEAGLITYMRTDSVNLSKDAMEAAEEEIIKSYGKEFSRPRTFTNKNKGAQEAHEAIRPTDMSRHTVNIDRDQARLYDLIWKRTLASQMSDAKLERTNVKIEADNHAELFTASGEVLLFEGFLKVYLEGHDDDEEEQEGMLPAMKVNEKLANNYITATQRYTRPAARYTEASLVKKLEELGIGRPSTYAPTISTIINRNYVEKGNLDGQERNYTQLTLQANAVVEKLLKENTGSDKGKLVPTDIGTIVTDFLVKNFGAILDYNFTAKVEQDFDEIAEGNVDWAIMMKEFYDQFHPTVKDVEANAERESGERILGTDPTTGKPVSVRLGKFGPMAQIGAADDEEKKFASLMGDQNIGTINLEEALNLFLLPKNLGSYQDDEVEVSNGRYGPYVRHGAIFISLPKGENPLDVDLERAKQLIDEKALADAPIAVYKGEGVQRGVGRFGPFIKWNGMFINVNKKYDFDNLSQQDIETLIEEKIQKNIDKVIHNWEEEGILVEKARWGRSVITKGKIKIELGKEVEAAKLTLAEVQEMIAKKTPAKKTAAKKAPAKKPAAKKTVVKKPVAKKK is encoded by the coding sequence ATGGCAAAGAATTTAGTGATAGTTGAGTCCCCGGCAAAAGCAAAAACAATAGAAAAATTTTTGGGTAGTGATTTTCAAGTAGAATCCAGTTATGGTCACATAGCAGACTTACCTTCAAAAGAAATAGGGGTAGATGTAGAGAATAATTTTAAACCCAAGTACGAGGTTTCGTCCGATAAAAAAGCATTAGTGACCAAGTTGAAAGGCTTGGCCAAAAAAGCCGAAATGGTTTGGTTGGCGAGTGATGAGGATCGTGAGGGTGAGGCTATTTCTTGGCATTTATTTGAAGAACTTAAACTAGATGTTAAAAAAACAAAACGAATTGTTTTTCATGAGATTACCAAATCAGCAATTTTAAAAGCTATTGAAAATCCTAGAGAAATTGATTATAACTTAGTCAATGCACAACAAGCACGTAGGGTTTTGGATAGATTGGTAGGTTATGAGCTGTCTCCAGTGCTTTGGAGAAAAATTAAAGGTGGTCTTTCGGCCGGAAGAGTGCAATCGGTATCCGTACGTTTGATTGTAGAGCGAGAAAGAGATATTCAGAACTTTAATGCCGTAGCAAGTTATTCTGTAGTGGCCGAGTTTACTAATCTAGCAGGTAAATCGTTTAAAGCCAAATTGCCTAAAAATTTTAATACTAAAAAAGAAGCCGAAGATTTTTTAAATAAAAACATAGGTTCTACTTATACGGTTTCGGATTTAGAAACCAAACCCACCAAAAAATCACCCACAGGGCCTTTTACGACCTCTACGCTACAGCAAGAAGCAGCTCGTAAATTGTATTTGCCAGTAGGGATAACCATGCAGTTAGCACAACGTTTGTATGAGGCGGGATTGATAACTTATATGAGAACCGATAGTGTAAACCTATCTAAAGACGCCATGGAGGCTGCCGAGGAAGAAATCATCAAGTCTTATGGAAAAGAGTTTTCTAGACCCAGAACCTTTACCAACAAAAACAAAGGAGCTCAAGAGGCGCATGAGGCGATCAGACCTACAGATATGTCCAGACATACGGTAAATATTGATAGAGATCAAGCACGCCTGTATGATTTGATTTGGAAAAGAACGCTGGCGTCTCAAATGAGCGATGCCAAATTAGAGCGAACTAACGTAAAAATTGAGGCAGACAATCATGCAGAATTATTCACCGCATCTGGAGAGGTATTGCTCTTTGAAGGATTTTTGAAAGTATATCTAGAAGGGCATGATGACGACGAAGAAGAACAGGAAGGCATGTTGCCGGCCATGAAAGTGAACGAAAAATTAGCAAACAATTACATCACAGCAACCCAAAGATATACCAGACCAGCAGCACGTTATACAGAGGCTTCGTTGGTAAAAAAACTCGAAGAGTTGGGTATTGGTCGTCCCTCTACGTATGCGCCAACAATTTCTACAATTATAAACCGAAATTACGTAGAAAAAGGAAACCTAGATGGTCAAGAGCGCAATTATACCCAATTGACGCTACAGGCCAATGCAGTAGTTGAAAAATTACTCAAAGAAAACACTGGTTCTGATAAAGGAAAATTAGTCCCTACAGATATTGGTACTATAGTTACAGATTTTTTGGTTAAAAATTTTGGGGCTATTTTAGATTATAATTTTACAGCAAAGGTAGAGCAAGACTTTGATGAAATTGCCGAAGGAAATGTAGATTGGGCAATTATGATGAAAGAATTTTACGATCAATTTCATCCAACAGTAAAAGATGTTGAGGCCAACGCAGAACGAGAGAGCGGCGAACGAATTTTAGGAACCGATCCTACAACCGGAAAACCAGTATCCGTACGTTTGGGTAAATTTGGACCAATGGCTCAAATAGGTGCTGCAGATGATGAGGAGAAGAAATTTGCCAGTTTGATGGGAGACCAAAACATTGGTACAATTAATCTTGAAGAAGCTTTAAATTTGTTTTTGTTGCCCAAAAATTTAGGATCCTATCAAGACGATGAAGTAGAGGTAAGTAACGGTCGTTATGGGCCTTACGTACGCCATGGAGCTATTTTTATATCCTTGCCCAAAGGAGAAAATCCCCTAGATGTAGACCTAGAACGTGCAAAACAATTAATAGACGAAAAAGCACTTGCAGATGCGCCTATTGCAGTTTATAAAGGAGAAGGTGTGCAAAGAGGAGTGGGGCGATTTGGTCCTTTTATAAAATGGAACGGCATGTTCATCAACGTGAATAAAAAGTATGATTTTGATAATTTATCCCAACAAGATATTGAGACTTTAATTGAAGAAAAAATACAGAAAAATATAGATAAAGTTATCCATAATTGGGAAGAAGAAGGTATTTTGGTCGAAAAAGCCCGTTGGGGACGATCCGTAATTACAAAAGGAAAAATAAAAATTGAATTAGGTAAAGAAGTTGAGGCAGCAAAATTAACCTTGGCCGAAGTGCAAGAAATGATTGCCAAAAAAACGCCAGCCAAAAAAACAGCAGCCAAAAAAGCACCCGCCAAAAAGCCAGCAGCTAAGAAAACGGTAGTAAAGAAACCAGTTGCTAAAAAGAAATAA